In Blastocatellia bacterium, the DNA window TTCCCGAGGTGTCCACACCCCGACGCCGAAGGGCCTGGACGAGCTGCCGACCCGCCGCATCCCGCCCCACCACGCCGACGACCGCCACCCGAGCCCCCAACGCCGCCAGATTGGCCGCCGCATTCCCGCATCCTCCCGGATGCAACTCCTTCCGCTCAAACCGCAGGATCATGACTGGCGCCTCCCGCGAAATGCGAGAGATCTCCCCGTAGATGAACTCATCCGCGATCACATCACCGACGACGACGATCCGTCGGTCGGAGAACGCGCGGATGAGGTCGAGTAATCGGTTGCGATCAGGCGCGGCCACCATGACGGAGAATCCAGTGAACGGCTTCCAGAAGCGTCGGCGCAACATGATCGGGCGGTCGCGGCCAGAGATGGCGCCCGGCTTCGTATTCCGCTCGGCCATAGCCGGTCAGCACGAGGATGGCCCGAGCGCCGACGGCGTGAGCCAGCTCCACATCCGTGTACTTATCCCCCACAAAATAGGACTGCGTCAGATCAAGCGCGAACTCCCGCTCGGCCCATTCGACCATTCCCGGCAGAGGCTTGCGACAGCGACACTGCTGCCGATAGGCCGCAACGGTGGCTTCGGGATGATGCGGGCAGTAATAAATGGCATCGAGTCGTGCTCCCCGCGCCTGCAAGTCCCGACGGAGCTGATCGTGAATCGCCGCAATGTCCGCTTCCGTGAGGTATCCTCGCGCAATCCCCGATTGATTGGTGAGCACGATGGCGCGAAACCCCGCCTCGTTAATCAAGCGCACCGCTTCCGCCGCCCAGGGAAAAAGACGCAAGCTCCCCACATCGGTGACGAATCCGACTTCTTCGTTGAGCGTCCCATCTCGATCTAAAAAGACGGCGCGTTCAGCCATGAGCTTCTCCTTGTGCGAAAATGCCGGTGCGGGCGCGGTCGAGAATCTCGGTGGCCGGTGCGAGGACATCGTCAACCTGGACCCGCGTCATGCAGCGATGATCAATCGGACACTCCCGCAACATGCAGGGGGAGCATTCGACGGGATGCTTGACGACATACGCGTGATCCGAGAAGGGGCGGGTGGCGAAATCCTCCGTCGGGCCGAAGATCACCACCGTGGGGACACCGACGGCAGCGCCGACATGAGCTGCGCCCGTATCATTGGAGATGAGAAGGTGTGCACAACTGAGCAGTGCCAGCAGATCGGCCACCGTTGTCTGCCCGGTCAGCACGAGCGGCTCTTGCCTCATCTGCTGGCGGACGCGCTCAGCTACCGCCCGCTCGGCTGCCGTCCCGATGAGGATGACGGCCGTATCGCCCCGTTCGAGCAAGGCATCGGCGACGGCGGCGAATCGCTCCGGCAGCCACTGTTTGGCACGACTGTTGATGGCTCCGGGGTTGAGAACGACGAGCTTCTTGCGCAGATCCAGACCGGCTTCGGCCAGCCGCTTCTTCATCTCCTCCTGACGAGGAACGGGCACCGTCAGACGAAGATCCGAAGGTGACATCATCGGGCGAGCATCTGCCGACAGCATCCGGGCCGCCTCCGCTACCAGGTGGAGGTAGCGATGCACCTCGTGCTGCCGCAAGAGCGTCGGCGCGAGAGCAATCGGATGCGTCAGCAGGAAGCGACGCCCGTGCGTGGCATAGCCGATCCTCACGGGAATTCCCGCCACGGCGGTGAGAACTGCCGCACTGAAGGCATGAGGGAAAAGGATGGCAGCATTGTACCGGCGTGACCGCAGCTCCCACCCCACCCGAAGAAAGTCGGTCATCGAGCGAAGCGGTCGAACCAGCACATCATCCACGCACTCCAGCTCGCGGAACACATCGGCGACCGATGGTCGCACGAGCAATGTCAGATGGGCCCGGGGAAAACACCGACGCAGATGCCGCAGGGCCGGGATCGTCATGATCGAATCCCCCAGCCAGTTCACGCCCCGCACGAGGATTTTTGTGTTCGCATCCGCCATGACAGATCGCCATCCAGCGTCGTTGACGGAAGCTCCCGGCATCTCGCGCCCTCCTGCCGACCGGGAAACTGCTCGCACGCGTCATCCGTACCATCACTCCGGCACAACGATCAGCCGCGACTCCTCCTGAGGATACGGCTGATAGAGCGAGGCCACTCGAATATACGCCTGCGCATCCTCCTTCTTTTGCAGAGCAGACGCGAGGATTTTCACAACGGCTAGACTCTGGATGATCGCCTCCGTGGACACTCGTCCTCCCGCATCCGTCACCACCTTCTTGAGATCGTCGAGCAGCCCCAGAATCTTTTCGACGACACGTTGAACCCGGGGGGACTCGGAGGTGTGCTGATAAATGATGCCGCGCTGAAGCGTCTCATAAGTTTGCAGGGCGAGACTCAGTGCCGCGAGGACTTCCGAATCGGTGAGATCGGGATGGTGCTCACGACGCACCTGGACAATCGCGTGCTCGATGGTGTGCAGCAGAGGAGTCAGGGACTTGACATCCTCGATCCAGTCATCATGATCCGCCGCGATCAGAGCATTCACGAGAGCTTCCATCAGGCGCTTCCCCGTCGTCTCACGAGCATCTCGTAGATAGGGACACGCTTCGACACAGGCAATCGTCATCATGCGGTGGGTGGCACAGCACACCGAACAAATCTGCGCCCGCAGAGGTGGACAAAAGCGCTTGCCTTCTCGCTGTTGGCACTGGATGCATCGGGCCATCGGTGAGACTCCTTATCCGGCAACAAGCCGTCGCTCCGCCTGCCATACGGCGAGCGGGTTCACTCCAGCATCTCCTTGAACCGCTCGAAGAGGCTCTTGTTTTTATCCTGCTGCTTTTCTTCGAGGCGAGCCAGTTCCTCCAGCAGCTTGCGCATCTCGCGGGTGAGCCGCGTCGGCGTGACGACGCGCACCGTCACCAGCAGATCGCCTCTTCCCCTCCCCTCCAGGCGGGGCATCCCCTTGCCGTGAAGAGTGAACGT includes these proteins:
- a CDS encoding HAD family hydrolase, with the protein product MAERAVFLDRDGTLNEEVGFVTDVGSLRLFPWAAEAVRLINEAGFRAIVLTNQSGIARGYLTEADIAAIHDQLRRDLQARGARLDAIYYCPHHPEATVAAYRQQCRCRKPLPGMVEWAEREFALDLTQSYFVGDKYTDVELAHAVGARAILVLTGYGRAEYEAGRHLWPRPPDHVAPTLLEAVHWILRHGGRA
- the waaF gene encoding lipopolysaccharide heptosyltransferase II; protein product: MPGASVNDAGWRSVMADANTKILVRGVNWLGDSIMTIPALRHLRRCFPRAHLTLLVRPSVADVFRELECVDDVLVRPLRSMTDFLRVGWELRSRRYNAAILFPHAFSAAVLTAVAGIPVRIGYATHGRRFLLTHPIALAPTLLRQHEVHRYLHLVAEAARMLSADARPMMSPSDLRLTVPVPRQEEMKKRLAEAGLDLRKKLVVLNPGAINSRAKQWLPERFAAVADALLERGDTAVILIGTAAERAVAERVRQQMRQEPLVLTGQTTVADLLALLSCAHLLISNDTGAAHVGAAVGVPTVVIFGPTEDFATRPFSDHAYVVKHPVECSPCMLRECPIDHRCMTRVQVDDVLAPATEILDRARTGIFAQGEAHG